The following coding sequences are from one Haliotis asinina isolate JCU_RB_2024 chromosome 3, JCU_Hal_asi_v2, whole genome shotgun sequence window:
- the LOC137276889 gene encoding uncharacterized protein translates to MMSDSSASDRSIQPLVGVDIHPSQTDFPLEMDSDNKQAVQSLLAMSSEAIVRGVPPEKQSHMLPQIDQSGFSSITSVHHVPTDAEPIRERYVLEKATGEAIEVTSPTGVSPDLPASRTCYISDNTVSRQVTTDGNSGQQDNSISGNAVHPVLCVSSSTTVGSSTTILNPRISIDSTNNMLSAQTPATPESSVCVSSAAVKHAESSVNPTDESCAGNPATTGHTNPDTVQQKQNGQSVPEASCPLDSDSTTTPAQLHSRGNIKETEKNKEQCDSKQGLQTEKLTTAEILTDKFECSFTESEDSDSDGEHSKMKKKDDGFFQITFDMDDDSILSTETSECGTFLTCCVCGKELPETTVAEAGKEMCNTCRLVRFMPEETKARGKRGRKKTLASPESKLAVKPTINKCPRTSTVQIENNDSIAPVRKSTRKRVSTIVIDQTAGDSDEDISLSEDTTATDCAGEDMYTEVKQLKPRDKKSMVQEEISKSKYAQELNLTPTVKSETDGTTGPEIPAEVMSLIIKGNMPPRKKGRPKGSKNKPKALRAAEKVAKRDMKFNKRWYRGRGPVPDANPDSADGLWACEFCGKAFPIRRNFLAHRRKHSGRHKCDECGDTFECNSKLQRHIRRHRGEKPFACHLCPKAYSENMWLQRHLATHLSEGHAPQPKPYQCNICGRQYTHKGTMIYHVKTHTETKFYQCDVCGKQFTHRSSLECHIKTHTGEKPYVCEVCGKRFADRSVQLRHTRSHSGDKPYKCSVCDKGFTQSGTLNIHMRLHTSEKPYKCKICGTGFLKRCDLSKHSKCHVGEMLTKKANLITCRVNEGRGADIQEKAAQILINAYGEKRPDGTIEIKTRRLEQTVETEQYDQENTAEHVQEGQVTDMIQSVGVTSGDTHHLDQHAVSSHHDVSEQEQIRQHSEDIQRRALEFLAMRRQEIEQQQGLERLQILHPPLHRPTIDHGSLDRPVMDHHSVEIVTEQQTSDRQRLEQQIERHVDQHPVERQLLEQVEGQVIGQPQMMKNQQTDKQRLEQMSPPQQQQQQDPVWMCKYN, encoded by the coding sequence ATGATGAGTGACAGTTCAGCCTCTGACAGAAGTATCCAGCCTCTTGTGGGTGTTGACATTCACCCATCACAAACAGACTTTCCACTGGAAATGGATTCAGACAACAAGCAGGCTGTTCAGTCTTTGTTGGCCATGTCATCAGAAGCCATTGTTAGAGGTGTTCCTCCAGAGAAACAAAGTCATATGCTTCCACAGATAGACCAGTCAGGCTTTTCCAGCATTACTTCTGTTCATCATGTTCCAACAGATGCAGAACCAATCAGAGAAAGGTATGTTCTAGAGAAGGCAACAGGTGAGGCAATTGAGGTGACTTCACCCACTGGTGTTTCCCCAGATTTACCAGCCTCGAGAACATGTTATATCAGTGACAATACTGTATCAAGACAGGTAACAACAGATGGGAACAGTGGACAACAAGACAACTCTATATCAGGAAATGCAGTTCATCCTGTTTTATGTGTGTCTTCTTCAACAACTGTTGGGTCCTCCACTACCATCTTAAATCCACGTATCAGTATTGATTCAACTAACAACATGCTTAGTGCTCAGACACCAGCTACACCTGAAAGCAGTGTTTGTGTTTCATCTGCTGCAGTGAAACATGCTGAGTCTTCTGTCAACCCAACTGATGAGTCTTGTGCTGGAAATCCAGCTACCACTGGTCACACAAATCCCGACACAGTTCAGCAGAAGCAGAATGGCCAGTCTGTGCCTGAGGCCAGCTGTCCATTGGACAGTGACTCCACTACCACTCCTGCGCAACTGCACAGTAGAGGAAATATTAAGGAAACAgagaaaaataaagaacagtGTGACAGCAAGCAAGGTTTGCAAACTGAAAAACTGACAACAGCAGAAATACTGACCGATAAGTTTGAATGTTCGTTTACAGAAAGTGAGGACAGTGATTCAGATGGTGAACAttcaaaaatgaagaaaaaagatGATGGGTTCTTTCAGATAACATTTGATATGGATGATGATTCCATACTCTCAACAGAAACCAGTGAATGTGGAACATTCCTTACTTGTTGTGTATGTGGAAAGGAACTCCCTGAGACAACAGTAGCAGAAGCAGGTAAAGAAATGTGTAACACATGCAGACTTGTCAGATTCATGCCAGAGGAGACAAAAGCAAGGGGGAAAAGAGGTAGAAAGAAGACGTTAGCATCACCAGAAAGTAAGCTTGCAGTTAAACCAACAATTAACAAATGCCCAAGGACAAGTACAGTCCAAATAGAAAATAATGACTCCATAGCCCCTGTCAGAAAGAGTACAAGAAAGCGAGTATCAACAATTGTTATTGACCAAACAGCAGGGGACTCTGATGAAGATATTTCTCTCTCAGAAGATACAACTGCAACTGACTGTGCTGGAGAAGATATGTACACAGAGGTTAAACAGTTAAAGCCTCGCGATAAAAAGAGCATGGTACAAGAGGAAATCTCTAAGAGTAAATATGCTCAAGAGCTAAATTTGACTCCAACAGTGAAATCTGAAACAGATGGTACAACTGGACCAGAAATTCCTGCTGAAGTGATGTCACTTATCATAAAAGGGAATATGCCTCCGAGGAAGAAAGGTAGGCCCAAGGGTTCAAAAAATAAACCTAAAGCATTAAGAGCTGCTGAGAAAGTGGCAAAGAGGGATATGAAGTTCAACAAGAGATGGTACAGAGGACGTGGCCCAGTTCCAGATGCAAATCCAGATTCTGCAGATGGCCTTTGGGCATGTGAATTTTGTGGGAAAGCATTTCCTATTCGGAGAAATTTTCTTGCCCATAGAAGAAAGCATTCTGGGCGACATAAGTGTGATGAGTGTGGTGACACTTTTGAGTGTAATAGTAAATTGCAGAGGCACATAAGAAGACATCGTGGTGAAAAGCCATTCGCTTGTCACCTGTGTCCAAAAGCATATTCAGAAAACATGTGGCTTCAAAGACACCTTGCAACTCATCTATCTGAGGGACATGCTCCGCAGCCGAAACCCTATCAGTGCAACATTTGTGGACGCCAGTATACACACAAAGGAACAATGATCTACCATGTGAAGACTCACACTGAAACAAAGTTTTACCAGTGTGATGTTTGTGGGAAGCAGTTCACTCACAGAAGTTCTCTTGAATGTCACATTAAGACCCATACAGGGGAAAAGCCATATGTCTGTGAAGTTTGTGGCAAACGTTTTGCTGACCGAAGTGTCCAGCTCAGACACACACGATCACACTCTGGAGACAAACCTTATAAATGCAGTGTGTGTGACAAGGGCTTTACACAGAGTGGAACTCTCAATATACACATGAGATTACACACATCAGAAAAACCATACAAGTGCAAGATTTGTGGTACTGGTTTTCTGAAAAGATGTGATCTTAGCAAACACTCTAAATGTCATGTCGGTGAAATGCTAACAAAAAAAGCTAACTTAATAACATGCCGCGTTAATGAAGGTAGAGGTGCTGATATTCAGGAAAAAGCAGCTCAGATCCTGATAAATGCCTATGGTGAGAAGAGACCAGATGGAACCATTGAGATAAAAACTAGACGGCTTGAGCAGACAGTAGAGACTGAACAATATGATCAGGAAAACACTGCTGAGCATGTTCAGGAAGGACAGGTAACAGATATGATTCAGAGTGTAGGAGTAACTTCAGGCGACACTCACCATCTTGATCAACATGCAGTGAGTAGTCACCATGATGTGTCAGAGCAAGAACAAATACGGCAACATTCAGAAGACATTCAGCGTCGTGCATTAGAATTTCTTGCCATGAGGAGACAAGAAATTGAGCAGCAGCAGGGGCTAGAGAGACTACAGATCCTCCATCCACCACTACACAGGCCTACTATAGACCATGGTTCGTTGGATAGACCAGTCATGGATCATCATTCTGTAGAGATCGTCACagaacaacagacttcagataGGCAGAGACTGGAGCAGCAGATTGAGAGGCATGTTGATCAACACCCAGTTGAAAGGCAGCTGCTGGAGCAGGTTGAGGGGCAGGTTATTGGACAGccacagatgatgaagaaccAACAGACAGATAAGCAAAGACTTGAACAAATGTCACCTccacagcagcagcaacagcaggaCCCCGTCTGGATGTGCAAGTATAACTAG